From the Cryptococcus depauperatus CBS 7841 chromosome 7, complete sequence genome, the window TGCCAAACGGACAGGAGAGGAAATACGACCGTCTATAACGGCTTAATGTTAATTTAAAAATTGGCAAAAAAAATTCTCCAGCAGGGAGTTGAACCCTGGTCTACCGCGAAACATTGACACAGTTGCCTGATCATGAGAAGCGGTTATACTAACCGTTATACTACTGAAGACTTTCCTGTAATTAGGAGGATTATCTTATTATAGAGACGTATATTCAAAGTGTAGCTTTTTATGGATGTCTCCATTATTTGTCTATCGTCGTGAGTATTTATTTGGCAAGTAATTGACGCACTATTATAAGGAAGTTAGAATAACAAGTACTCGACAAGtcaattttttttaaaaacTGCATTAACTTTGCGTGTTTCGTTGAAAACGATCAGAACAATTGGGGTAGTCAATTCCAAACGAGGCGAAAATAAAAGTGCACGTAAGAATTGACCATCCCCTTGAGAAACGTCATGTGATCATCAGTGGGATCAAATCTTAGCTCTGAAGACTCTTCGTACATAATGCGTATCTCAATCATCATGAACTTGTACTGGCTGCGCTTCTTCATATCTCGTACGATAAGCAAGCTATCTACATAGTACTCTACCAGCATGCCCAGGTACAGTGACCGCCAACGTCTGTCGCGAAAAATCGAATATGACATTGCCAAATATGTCCCATATCGGTATATCAAAGCCGTCCGTCCACTGAGTTAACTGTAGTGTCATTGTTCTAGTCCTTCCGGACGTCGAGCCAAGATTGACACCCCTGGCGGTTTCAAAGGGACAATTACTCGTGTACTGACTGGCATTTGGGTCTGTCGGGGCTGTGTAGAAGCAGGAGAACTCATTGACATGCCAGAagcttgaggatgagatgggaTCGAAGGAGCGACTGATATCTCTGCAACGCGGCGGTATGGCGGCGGTCTAGGGTTACCACTCGATTTGACAGACCGGACTGAGCTTGCTGCTGCTTTCGACATACCTGTAGTTGATctctgagagaagagatgtagatgtaaaagaaggTGTTATAAACGAAAGGGCAAAATTGACTTCTCGATTTTTCGTCTCAAAAATTACTCGATCTGGTATTTGTTACGAGAAacatttgcttccgtccTTTTCACGTAAGAATTGACTTCCCCAATTGACTACCCTAAATGATCAAAAATGAAGTGTGCTATCGCATaaattcttcaaagctGATATAATACATACCAAAGCTTACGATAAGAAAATCTTCAGTAGTATAACGGTTAGTATAACCGCTTCTCATGGTCAGGCAACTGTCAATGTTTCGCGGTAGACCAGGGTTCAACTCCCTGCTGGAGAAGTTTTTttcgttttctttttgttaCAAATAACTCTCAATGTTCTTGAGATATCCCGACCGAAGATAACTTTCTACCTATGAATCTTAGCTACGTATTCTTCCCCGCTTTTGATAAACACAGCTCCAATTACACAAGCATAGACATCAGTGTCAGGAATAGGATGGATTCTCGGGCTTTAGACGAAACGCCTTGGGACTCGAGGTGCTGGGACAAGATGTATCTATCTGGaatagacgaagacagCGATCATGATTATGCCTTGGGGAATTATCAGCtacaatcccttccttatatcttcttcgctctacgtccttcagccaggttccAACTATACTatttcctctgcatacatATTATGCTGTGTTCTTCTATCCGAaccttgtacatcatcctgacaatCAGCACTCAGTTCTATGACACCCACTTAATTTATAACATACCAACGTTATGGTCTAGTTTCAACAGATTGTACAATGTCTTTCCTCCCTCCATAGCTCTGGTTCTCCTAATAAGATTGACAGCTGTCGCTGTCAGCCTGTAAGTTTGCCCTACTCGAAAACCTCCCGGGCCGCTTTTCATAGGCAATCCATTCGCTTCTTCTGACTTTACGTTGTCGcctcattcatcttttcaagctcctctacttttgaaaaaaacTGGAGCTACTCAGCAAATGTCTTTCCGAAAACATACTCATAGCTGATTAGGCGTTTACATTGTGGATATAGGAGATCTGGTATAAAGGTTAGTCATCACCTTTCCAACTGTTATTTTCTAACTTTTTAAAAGATCGAGCAACGCAGAGCCTTGGCATTACCAATATTCTCTGGAGTTGTGTCTCTgggttgtctatccttatatacatcttcttctgtccAGTGTAGACAACCCGACACACAACCGAcaccatccttgcttgctgtgtttctgacacCTACGCATACTCGAGCCAGAATTCCAAAACTACTCTGCAATTAGAATGACGGCAAGATAGTAGCACAGTTCAGAGACTAAGGATGATCAAAGTAACTCAAGGCATCAAGCCTCAAAGCTTGCCGATGCCTCTCTTCATATTCAAGATGAGGATTCACCATTTATGGTCTTGGGATGGCTTGTTGGGTATAGAATTAACAAAGAGGTagttatatatatatttggGGTGTATATGTGTATTACATGTATAAAGTAAATACAGAGTAAACAATTAAATAAGGAAGAGTGAGTAAGACGATCACGTGACCTAATGTAGATAGATCACAATTCCTTTACTTCGACAAGAATAGCTTTAAACAACAAAAGCTGGACGATTGGTTAACATGGAAGAAGCATTGCTACGGAAAGAAGACGTTTTTCATGCTGGAGAGATGTCAGAAGTCAAGTTGgtgtcagaaacacagcaagcaaggatggtgTCGGTTGTGTGTCGGGTTGTCTACACTggacagaagaagatgtatataaggatagacaacccAGAGACACAACTCCAGAGAATGATtctagctttctgtctctatatatcataACCTAACTACTAAGTagtatctcgtcccaagggcaTAAGCACTGTAACCACCCGAGTGACCCAGTCCTGACAGTAGGAGAGGGCATAGTTTCCAACGACAGCGCTTTGAGCACTTTGAGATTGATCCAACTCAAAATCTTGTACAATTATCTTACCTATGTTTTCACTTGATTACTTGTACTCGTTGGCTTCATCACATGGGAGAGTCTTCACAGAACGCCTTGAGTCAAAGATAGCAAGTCGAAAGTAAAAGTCTTGTAATTTATGCCAAAGATTGATGTCTATTAGAAGTTTCAACTCTCATAACATAACCACTTAACATTGGATTTCTAAAaaatgtcaaggatttgagcTTGTTAATTTGTATAGCATATAAGAGAGAGTATAAGAATGGTAATAAAGGGTTCTCAAAGATTAGACTACAAGTGAAGGCATCTGGTGTGCCACACTGGgttttgtagatgataACTATGTGAATAGTATGTATGAATGGCGTtccaatacagcaaatctagcactggtgtTGGATGAAATGATGTatctgtcatgaatattaccaataattaatatccacgctctgtaccaaaaggtcacaataatgcaatctacgttgcattattatttattggctatattccatgtcataattccaaggttctgacagtatctaaagtaaaagtattctacaGTTGatctctatatatatatctatttccttatccttgtGTTCTCCGTGGACGCACTTGTCTTCCGACTTTACCAGTGGCAGTGTAaagtgctgacgcacttacAATAATATAAAGCACAGAGCAAGACTTGCAACAAGCTACACTAGACAGCAGATGTCGCCGCAGCGCCTCCATAAGCGTGGTATAGGGCTCAGCACTTACAAGTAATTTTCGTCATAGTACCTCAATGTTTTATATTCTAAGAGATAGCCAAACACCACTTATCAGTAGCATATAACAGGTCCAAAGGATTCAAGTAGTTGCGATACGTAGAGAAACTTCAACGACGCccgaaaaagaaaaaatggTGGAAATTGAAATTGactaaaaaaaaattcTCCAGCAGGGAGTTGAACCCTGGTCTACCGCGAAACATTGACAGTTGCCTGTTCATGAGAAGCGGTTATACTAACCGTTATACTACTGAAGATTCCTAAAACGGTGATAACAGATGGGTTATGTTTTGAAATAAATTGTGTCACTGACATGATGTGTTCACAAGCACTTGCTGACTATACGTAGAGTTTACCAAAGCCAGGGTTTGAACATTGAGCAAGAAGCTGGACTGAATATATAGGACTTGGTCTACGCTCTGAATTGTAATTTTGATATGACATAATTGTGAACGACATGGAAAGACCCATAATCAAGATCCTTTTATCCAACATAGAGACTACACTTCTATCGTCCTTCGCCTCCTGGCCTTCCAATATCAGTCCGGCTGCTTGACCCACCCCTCCAGTTCTCTCTATCATCCTGCAGTACTGGCGTATTTGGTGAAGATTCActtttgttgaaaaagaagaaatccGTTACAGAGCCACTGTAAAAATATCAATAATCACATTCTTGCCAATATTGGGATGCAACGCCAATTGATAGACCCACCTGAAAGTTCTAGGAAGAATCTTCCCTTTCCCATCACCCTCCACGTCGCCTTTGTATCCCTCTTCCCCCATActgttgttgatttctAAACTCCCCCCTCTAGGAGTTCCACTGCTACTACCATTACTGCCACCGCCACCAGCCCCACCATAGGCATAGGCTTTTTTACCAGCTTTCTTGGCGTGATGTCTCCGTGCAGTGACAGGATTGgagaaaagtggaagaagatatCCTTCGTCAAGGGCAGTGAACCACTGCCCATCACGGAAGATCATGCCGGATCCGCTTTGTCTATTTTGTCCGGCACCACCGAGAGCAGTCGTATTCGACTCAGGATCATAACTGTCATATAAGTTGGATGGTTCAGCCGAAGGAAGAGgttctccttcatctgaCTCGGAAGAATTTGTGGAAAAACCACTTCGCATACCGTAAGACTCTCTCCTGGGTTGTCTCGATCTGTTGAGTTtcagagaaagagaataagGAGATTCTCCGGGACTATGCATGCCAATCTCTGAAGGATCGTCCCATGCTCTGCCATTCTGTCCAGCATAACGCCTACTACCAGGACCCATTTGTAGAGCCAAGTTGCCACTGGCAGCGGtccatccatcttcatcatcactgCTGGcgtcctcatcttccactCCAACTCTAATTCCAAGAACTTCCAGCATTCTACTTGTTGTTCCTCCAAAAACAATGACCGTTAGCACTACAACCACTAAAATTGTTGTTCGTAGTGCATCGGCATTGTCTCCAGTGATACCCGCAGCAAGGGCGACGCCAACAGCGCCACGCAGCCCGGCCCAAAAGAGCATCATCTGATATGAGTGAGGAATTTCTTCGAAACGCTGGCCTCTTTTGTGGTGTACCCAGTTGATCAACTCTGAAAGAGGGAAGACAGCGGCATACCGCGAAGCCATTACTGCAATAGCCGAGACCAGAATGAAGAGTGGCTTGAAGACTTGGACATCCTGAGTAAACAAGTTAAGGCCAAGGTATATGAAGATAAAGTTCTCTGAAAGCTGGGCTAGAACGGCAAACATATATTTGGTTGTTCGTTGTGTACGGCGAGACATTGTGTGGTAAGCAtaatgtttcaatgtgaTACCGCAAAAGAGCAACGAAACGATACCTGTTTGCAATCAGCAAGTATCATTGATTGTAGTTGAAGATAGACACACCGCTCATTGCAATCCCATTGCTGAAAAAATAACTGGTATAGGCTACAAGAGCCACCAAACAGCTCTCAATGTGAGGATA encodes:
- a CDS encoding sodium/hydrogen exchanger 3, with translation MSSTVSTPPDTEPLNPADEEFYASWSLCILCLLLIGALCTSYYLQLKRIRAIHETVVSIFAGMVVGLIIRLAPGRMIREMMSFKHTFFFNVLLPPIILNSGYELKQENFFRNFALILTFAFLGTFISAVGIGIIVYIWSFLGLEGLKFTLLECLIFGSTLSATDPVTILAIFNTAKVDPKLYSIIFGESILNDAVSIVMYETLSQFHGEDIYVSSLFHGTGIFLFSFLVSMALGVSFGLACSLGLKHSHLSAYPHIESCLVALVAYTSYFFSNGIAMSGIVSLLFCGITLKHYAYHTMSRRTQRTTKYMFAVLAQLSENFIFIYLGLNLFTQDVQVFKPLFILVSAIAVMASRYAAVFPLSELINWVHHKRGQRFEEIPHSYQMMLFWAGLRGAVGVALAAGITGDNADALRTTILVVVVLTVIVFGGTTSRMLEVLGIRVGVEDEDASSDDEDGWTAASGNLALQMGPGSRRYAGQNGRAWDDPSEIGMHSPGESPYSLSLKLNRSRQPRRESYGMRSGFSTNSSESDEGEPLPSAEPSNLYDSYDPESNTTALGGAGQNRQSGSGMIFRDGQWFTALDEGYLLPLFSNPVTARRHHAKKAGKKAYAYGGAGGGGSNGSSSGTPRGGSLEINNSMGEEGYKGDVEGDGKGKILPRTFSGSVTDFFFFNKSESSPNTPVLQDDRENWRGGSSSRTDIGRPGGEGR